One region of Edaphobacter bradus genomic DNA includes:
- a CDS encoding bactofilin family protein translates to MVDQGFDAGPSSVSDPTRQGWASNAARSASSTSSVGPQSTIGKSLIIKGEISGSGSVLIEGNVEGSIDLPGDRVTVGRNGRVSANISAQDIVVLGELLGNCNAGDHLDIRSQGSLSGDVVVSRISVEDGAYLTGSIDIRRESAFEAGEHEPIEPSHVN, encoded by the coding sequence ATGGTAGATCAGGGTTTCGATGCCGGACCATCTTCAGTTTCAGATCCAACTCGCCAGGGTTGGGCTTCAAACGCCGCTAGATCAGCGTCTTCCACCTCTTCGGTGGGCCCTCAGAGTACGATCGGCAAATCACTGATCATCAAAGGGGAGATTAGCGGCTCAGGATCTGTCCTTATCGAAGGGAACGTGGAAGGCTCCATCGATCTACCGGGCGATCGCGTGACGGTGGGCCGAAACGGTCGAGTTTCCGCAAATATCTCAGCGCAGGATATCGTCGTTCTCGGCGAGCTGCTGGGCAACTGCAATGCAGGCGATCATCTCGATATTCGCAGTCAGGGTTCCTTATCGGGAGATGTCGTGGTATCGCGCATCTCCGTTGAGGACGGAGCCTATCTGACCGGAAGCATCGACATACGAAGAGAATCGGCGTTTGAGGCAGGAGAGCACGAGCCGATTGAGCCATCTCATGTGAATTGA
- a CDS encoding GNAT family N-acetyltransferase — MPTQSPPDRRFQWPLQRVVLEGYSVRLTPVDYSHLEQLSVWSAEEDIWRYMTFAHLASKDELQAWIGTAMDANERGAEMNFAIIDEASQSAVGTTSFYRVVPEHKRLELGKTWLGAAYRRTHINTAAKYLMLNHAFETLLANRVELNTDARNVRSQRAMERLGAVRDGVLRCHTVMRDGFVRDTVNYSFTMNDWPATKIRLQNLLQTRLPGTGGPNLTEPR, encoded by the coding sequence ATGCCGACACAAAGTCCTCCTGACCGCCGCTTTCAATGGCCCCTGCAACGAGTGGTTCTCGAAGGCTATTCTGTTCGTCTCACTCCCGTTGACTACTCACATCTCGAACAGCTTTCTGTTTGGTCTGCAGAGGAGGATATCTGGCGGTACATGACCTTTGCACACCTTGCATCGAAAGACGAATTGCAGGCTTGGATAGGAACCGCTATGGATGCCAATGAGCGCGGCGCGGAGATGAACTTCGCAATCATCGATGAAGCGAGTCAGTCCGCAGTCGGTACAACGAGCTTTTACCGGGTCGTGCCAGAACATAAGAGGCTCGAACTGGGAAAGACCTGGCTGGGAGCAGCTTACCGGCGGACACACATCAACACAGCGGCAAAGTATTTAATGCTCAATCACGCTTTTGAAACGCTTCTGGCAAACAGAGTCGAACTGAATACGGATGCAAGAAATGTACGATCGCAACGTGCCATGGAACGGCTCGGCGCTGTCCGCGACGGAGTCCTGCGCTGCCACACGGTGATGCGTGATGGCTTCGTTCGCGACACTGTGAATTACTCCTTTACGATGAACGACTGGCCTGCCACAAAGATCCGGCTCCAAAATCTCCTGCAAACTCGCCTGCCTGGGACGGGTGGGCCAAATCTGACCGAACCACGATAG
- a CDS encoding alcohol dehydrogenase: MAKMRAVQVPKAGGEWELVEREIPEPGPGKVRVKVQACGICHSDSVTKEGLFPGIQYPRVPGHEIVGVVDKLGEGAKGWKVGQRVGIGWHGGNCGYCHNCRRGNFFACTNDLQATGVSFDGGYAEYVVAPAIGLAEVPEGLSAVEAAPLMCAGVTTFNCLRNAGARPGDVVAVLGLGGLGHLGVQYAAKMGFRTVAIARGVDKAELAKKLGANVYVDSQTQDPSAELQKLGGAKVVLATVTDAGAMAAAMGGLGVKGTFMLVGAVPKVEVPAIQMLLNSQNVHGWYSGTSIDSEDTLNFSVLEGVRSMNEVYKFAQYKEAYDRMMSGKARFRVVMTME; encoded by the coding sequence ATGGCGAAGATGCGTGCTGTGCAGGTTCCCAAGGCGGGTGGCGAGTGGGAGTTGGTGGAGCGGGAGATTCCGGAGCCGGGGCCGGGAAAGGTTCGGGTGAAGGTGCAGGCGTGCGGGATCTGCCACAGCGATTCGGTGACCAAGGAGGGGTTGTTTCCGGGGATCCAGTATCCGCGGGTGCCGGGGCACGAGATCGTCGGCGTCGTGGACAAGCTGGGCGAGGGCGCGAAGGGATGGAAGGTCGGGCAGCGTGTCGGCATCGGATGGCACGGCGGAAACTGCGGGTACTGCCATAACTGCCGGCGTGGAAACTTCTTCGCTTGCACGAATGACCTGCAGGCGACGGGCGTGAGTTTCGATGGGGGTTATGCGGAGTACGTGGTGGCGCCGGCGATAGGGCTGGCGGAGGTGCCGGAGGGATTGAGCGCCGTGGAGGCCGCTCCGTTGATGTGCGCGGGGGTGACGACGTTCAATTGCCTGAGGAATGCGGGCGCTCGGCCGGGCGATGTGGTTGCGGTGCTGGGGCTGGGCGGACTGGGACATCTGGGCGTGCAGTATGCAGCGAAGATGGGGTTCAGGACGGTGGCGATTGCGCGCGGCGTGGACAAGGCCGAGCTGGCGAAGAAGCTGGGCGCGAACGTGTATGTCGATAGCCAGACGCAGGACCCGTCGGCGGAGCTGCAGAAACTGGGGGGAGCGAAGGTTGTGCTCGCCACGGTTACAGATGCAGGTGCGATGGCGGCGGCGATGGGCGGGCTGGGGGTGAAGGGGACGTTCATGCTTGTGGGCGCGGTGCCGAAGGTGGAGGTGCCGGCGATCCAGATGCTCCTCAACTCGCAGAACGTTCATGGGTGGTACTCGGGGACGTCGATCGACTCGGAGGATACGCTGAACTTCAGCGTGCTCGAGGGAGTGCGCTCGATGAACGAGGTCTACAAGTTTGCTCAGTACAAGGAGGCGTACGACCGGATGATGAGCGGGAAGGCCCGGTTCCGGGTGGTGATGACGATGGAGTGA
- a CDS encoding universal stress protein: MALIENILFPVNFSPSCVAMAPYVKRGAAMFGAKVSLVHVVDPASYNGLELYLRAPVEIAEEHMEVGRERLDSFLTAEFPVDQCPRILASGDAATQIAQVAREGKFDVIIMPTHAGLFRQMLLGSTTAKVLNDADCPVMTSRHAQTIAPRPLEHREWVCAIGLGPHSEKMLRFASRAAAEARSKLTIIHAVQAGNPNLPVQLDIEEQADSAERQRASRRIADLQRTVGSDAPVRIAIGSVKEALLEAARQSDADVLMIGRSPRPGAHGRMRDLTYAMVRDSPYPVLSV; the protein is encoded by the coding sequence ATGGCGTTGATTGAAAACATCCTCTTTCCGGTGAACTTCTCGCCCTCCTGCGTTGCCATGGCTCCTTATGTCAAAAGAGGAGCGGCTATGTTTGGCGCCAAAGTGTCGCTGGTTCATGTCGTTGATCCTGCGAGCTACAACGGCCTCGAACTGTACTTACGGGCACCTGTCGAGATTGCAGAGGAGCATATGGAAGTTGGCAGGGAAAGACTCGATTCATTTCTCACCGCGGAGTTTCCCGTCGACCAGTGTCCGAGAATCCTGGCTTCAGGAGATGCAGCGACACAGATCGCGCAAGTTGCGAGAGAGGGCAAATTCGATGTCATCATCATGCCCACGCACGCCGGCCTTTTCAGACAAATGCTGCTCGGCTCAACGACAGCCAAAGTGCTCAATGACGCGGACTGCCCGGTCATGACGAGCAGGCATGCTCAGACGATTGCTCCAAGGCCTTTGGAACATCGGGAATGGGTGTGCGCGATTGGCCTGGGCCCCCATTCGGAAAAAATGCTTCGCTTTGCCAGCCGCGCAGCGGCGGAAGCGCGCAGCAAGCTCACGATTATTCATGCGGTGCAGGCTGGAAATCCGAACCTGCCGGTTCAACTGGATATTGAAGAGCAGGCAGACTCTGCCGAAAGGCAGCGGGCGAGCCGCCGCATAGCCGATCTTCAGCGGACTGTTGGCTCGGATGCTCCGGTTCGGATTGCAATCGGCTCCGTCAAGGAGGCCCTGCTTGAGGCCGCCCGGCAGTCGGATGCCGATGTGCTCATGATCGGAAGAAGCCCTCGGCCCGGTGCTCATGGCCGCATGCGGGACCTGACCTACGCCATGGTCCGCGACTCACCGTACCCAGTGCTCAGCGTTTGA
- a CDS encoding glycosyltransferase family 2 protein: protein MSDLTVTILMPCLNEAETLAFCVRQAVAALRDNNVDGEVLIADNGSTDGSQQIARSEGARVIDVPIRGYGAALMTGIANARGKYVLMADADASYDFGHLPRFLAKLNEGHDLVMGNRFKGEIKPGAMPPLHKYLGNPVLSFIGRLFFGIPVGDFHCGIRAMRRDAIVGLDLHTTGMEYASEMVVRSSLAGLRITEVPTTLSPDGRTRAPHLRTWRDGWRHLRFLLLYSPRWLFLLPGIVTFFIGLVISLWLIPGPQTIGRWTFDVDTLTYALGLVLIGAHISVFAVSAKVFGTQEGFLPPNPKFERIFQYVNLEKGLLFGCALLLLGAGIFGYALHVWHAASFGNLSPQRMLRLTLPSATCFMLGVEAIFGSFFLSLLGMKRR from the coding sequence ATGAGCGATCTCACCGTCACCATCCTGATGCCCTGCCTCAACGAGGCAGAGACCCTCGCGTTCTGCGTCCGCCAAGCCGTCGCTGCGCTGCGCGACAACAATGTTGACGGCGAGGTCCTCATCGCCGACAACGGAAGCACCGACGGTTCCCAGCAGATCGCCCGCTCCGAGGGAGCCCGCGTCATCGACGTCCCCATCCGCGGCTATGGCGCCGCGCTCATGACCGGCATCGCCAACGCACGCGGCAAATACGTCCTCATGGCCGACGCGGACGCCAGCTACGACTTCGGCCATCTTCCGCGCTTCCTCGCCAAGCTCAACGAAGGCCACGACCTCGTCATGGGCAACCGCTTCAAGGGCGAGATCAAGCCAGGAGCCATGCCGCCACTGCACAAGTACCTCGGCAACCCAGTCCTCAGCTTCATCGGCCGCCTCTTCTTCGGTATCCCCGTCGGCGACTTTCACTGCGGAATCCGCGCCATGCGCCGCGACGCCATCGTCGGCCTCGACCTCCACACGACCGGCATGGAGTACGCAAGCGAGATGGTCGTCCGCTCCTCACTCGCCGGCCTTCGCATCACCGAGGTCCCCACCACGCTCTCGCCCGACGGCCGCACCCGCGCTCCACACCTCCGCACCTGGCGCGACGGCTGGCGTCACCTGCGCTTCCTTCTGCTCTACAGCCCGCGCTGGCTCTTCCTTCTGCCCGGAATCGTTACCTTTTTCATCGGCCTCGTGATCTCCCTGTGGCTCATCCCCGGCCCGCAGACCATCGGCCGCTGGACCTTCGACGTCGACACCCTCACCTACGCGCTCGGCCTCGTCCTCATCGGGGCGCACATCTCCGTCTTCGCCGTCAGCGCCAAGGTCTTCGGCACGCAGGAGGGCTTCCTTCCTCCCAATCCGAAGTTCGAGCGTATCTTTCAGTACGTAAATCTCGAAAAGGGCCTTCTCTTCGGCTGCGCCCTTCTGCTGCTGGGAGCAGGGATCTTCGGCTACGCGCTGCACGTCTGGCACGCCGCTAGCTTCGGCAACCTCTCGCCGCAGCGCATGCTGAGGCTCACGTTGCCCTCGGCCACCTGCTTCATGCTGGGAGTCGAAGCCATCTTCGGCAGCTTCTTCCTCAGCCTGCTGGGGATGAAGCGGCGCTAA
- a CDS encoding helix-turn-helix transcriptional regulator produces MASRIPRLRTVIELTGLSRSSIYLQIARGTFPKQVSLGARAVGWRESDIQSWLERLTEKT; encoded by the coding sequence ATGGCATCAAGAATCCCCCGTTTACGTACTGTTATCGAGCTCACTGGTTTGTCGCGGAGCTCGATCTATCTTCAGATCGCGCGGGGCACCTTTCCCAAACAAGTTTCGCTCGGTGCGAGAGCCGTAGGATGGCGTGAATCTGACATACAAAGCTGGCTTGAAAGACTAACGGAAAAGACGTGA
- a CDS encoding tyrosine-type recombinase/integrase — protein sequence MGLSDRTAHASRRSQLIGAFVRNAFDLAERHWRTKNREIKSSRSVIPQVADRLAAHRKMCGNPFAGPIFVNSLGRPLDLDGLYQRVMREVLHKAGITWKGWHGFRRGLASNLNRLGVDDSIIQGILRHSTVVTTQNHYIKTVSADSIAAMRRPDPGETSPELHVLLSSYSDSCTLQLNC from the coding sequence TTGGGGTTATCAGATCGGACAGCACACGCCAGCCGCCGATCACAACTCATTGGGGCTTTTGTACGTAACGCGTTCGATTTGGCGGAACGTCATTGGCGAACCAAAAACCGAGAGATCAAAAGCTCCCGTTCCGTCATTCCACAAGTCGCTGACAGGCTGGCAGCGCACCGAAAGATGTGCGGGAATCCTTTCGCTGGCCCGATCTTTGTCAACAGCTTAGGCAGACCACTCGACCTAGATGGCCTATACCAGCGCGTTATGAGAGAAGTGCTTCATAAAGCAGGTATCACTTGGAAGGGCTGGCATGGTTTCCGGCGCGGCTTGGCATCGAATCTGAATAGGCTAGGTGTAGATGATTCAATCATTCAAGGCATTCTGCGTCACAGCACAGTGGTGACAACCCAGAACCACTACATCAAGACGGTAAGCGCAGACTCCATAGCGGCAATGCGGCGGCCAGATCCTGGAGAAACGAGTCCAGAACTTCACGTTCTTCTGTCGTCATATTCAGATTCTTGCACTTTACAACTGAACTGTTAG
- a CDS encoding alpha-amylase family glycosyl hydrolase: protein MLHRLTTTAAASLLFCCLLLNAQAPRIDKVDPPNWWINMPAPMLLVNGEHLSGARFTVGGLPIEHTSISENGHWAELWLSKDATTAGEITLKAENQQGRAQVPFKFEARRTTGDGNAGFSSRDVMYLIMTDRFADGDHANDGPDAKDSADSAAAKAERANPRGWHGGDLRGIIDHLDYLQTLGITTIWITPIYQNHSPEAYHGYHATDMYAVDEHYGSLDDLKALSKALHERGMKLVLDTVPNHVGPRHPWVDDSPEPTWFHGTRANHTAAIMDFQPLTNPYAPWRDKRDITEGWFANALPDNNQENPSVAKYLIQNAIWWTEEASLDGLRIDTFPYVGREFWNQFHSQLHALYPSLTAVGEASNPDPQIVSSFAGGVTRIGVDTGLWSPLDFPLHYAIRNAFTGSTSMEELAKVLRQDALYPHPERLTPFIDNHDLIRFASEPGGSLAANKLAMAFLLTVRGMPHLYSGDEIYMQGSQDPDNRRDFPGGFPNDKNDAFQSSTRTPTQAEMFDWTRNLLSLRKKTPALLTGSMQILYTSFDSIVYVRTEEPQRILIAIHRGKEGTVLHVSAAETDLAGHPTSSQLFGEGMIHAEAEGIAIELSPNGVLISSMH from the coding sequence ATGCTTCATCGCTTAACTACCACCGCTGCTGCCTCACTTCTCTTCTGCTGCCTGCTGCTCAACGCGCAGGCTCCGCGCATCGACAAGGTCGATCCACCCAACTGGTGGATCAACATGCCCGCTCCCATGCTGCTTGTAAACGGTGAGCATCTCTCTGGCGCGCGCTTCACCGTGGGCGGATTGCCGATCGAACACACGTCGATCTCGGAAAACGGGCACTGGGCCGAGCTATGGCTAAGCAAAGATGCAACAACCGCCGGCGAGATCACGCTCAAAGCGGAGAATCAACAGGGCAGGGCACAAGTGCCCTTCAAATTTGAAGCGCGCCGCACGACCGGCGACGGCAACGCTGGCTTCTCCTCACGCGACGTCATGTATCTCATCATGACCGACCGCTTCGCCGATGGAGACCACGCAAACGACGGTCCTGATGCAAAGGACTCCGCCGACAGTGCAGCCGCCAAAGCAGAACGCGCCAATCCTCGTGGCTGGCATGGAGGCGATCTGCGCGGCATCATCGATCACCTCGACTATCTCCAAACGCTCGGCATCACCACCATATGGATCACGCCCATCTATCAGAACCACAGCCCCGAGGCCTATCACGGCTATCACGCCACCGATATGTACGCCGTCGATGAGCACTACGGTTCGCTCGACGATCTGAAAGCCCTCAGCAAAGCCCTTCACGAACGCGGCATGAAGCTTGTGCTCGACACCGTGCCAAACCACGTCGGCCCACGCCATCCCTGGGTCGACGACTCACCCGAACCAACCTGGTTTCACGGCACCAGAGCCAACCATACCGCGGCCATCATGGACTTCCAGCCACTCACCAATCCATACGCTCCATGGCGCGACAAGCGAGACATCACCGAAGGCTGGTTCGCCAATGCTCTGCCCGACAACAACCAGGAAAATCCTTCCGTGGCAAAATACCTCATCCAGAACGCCATCTGGTGGACCGAAGAAGCGAGCCTCGATGGCCTGCGAATCGACACCTTCCCTTATGTCGGCCGCGAGTTCTGGAACCAGTTTCATTCCCAGCTCCACGCTCTCTATCCCAGCCTCACTGCCGTCGGCGAGGCCTCCAACCCCGATCCGCAGATCGTCTCCTCCTTCGCAGGCGGAGTCACCCGCATCGGCGTCGATACCGGCCTCTGGTCGCCGCTCGACTTCCCACTGCATTACGCCATCCGCAATGCCTTCACCGGCAGCACTTCCATGGAGGAGTTGGCGAAGGTATTGCGCCAGGACGCGCTCTATCCGCATCCCGAGCGCCTGACACCATTTATCGACAACCACGACCTCATTCGGTTTGCCAGCGAACCGGGTGGAAGCCTCGCAGCCAATAAACTCGCGATGGCTTTTCTGCTCACCGTGCGCGGTATGCCGCACTTGTATTCCGGCGATGAGATCTACATGCAGGGGTCCCAAGACCCCGACAATCGCCGCGACTTTCCAGGCGGCTTTCCCAACGACAAGAACGATGCATTTCAGTCATCCACACGCACCCCAACTCAAGCTGAAATGTTCGATTGGACGCGCAATCTCCTCTCGCTGCGTAAAAAAACTCCAGCGCTCCTCACCGGTAGCATGCAGATTCTTTACACGTCGTTTGATTCGATTGTTTACGTACGCACCGAGGAACCACAGCGTATCCTGATCGCAATTCACCGGGGTAAAGAAGGTACTGTCTTGCACGTAAGCGCCGCAGAGACCGACCTCGCCGGTCATCCAACAAGTTCACAACTCTTCGGTGAAGGGATGATTCACGCTGAGGCAGAGGGTATTGCGATTGAACTTTCTCCGAACGGAGTACTGATTTCATCAATGCACTAA
- a CDS encoding TonB-dependent receptor translates to MKLKFRSFRPYLLVALSALLPGFANVSLQAQTDTGRVTGVVEDATEAIIPSATVTVENTQTAATQTTTTDSGGNFNFSALPRGLYKITATMSGFQTTIQNFELQVSQTQTITFKLNIGGSSETVEVSSAAPIIDLGTSSVGEVIAGRQVTELPLNGRNFTQLALLTPGVTRGNYGNSASGVNGDAETFRNSSSGGGSLSTNGLRPQANNFLLDGIDNNEGLVNTLEFFPNVEATEEFRVNTSTAPAEFGRAGGSIVQTSIKSGSNAYHGSAYWFARSSLFDASPNYQFLGAAPTPPRPFKRNTFGGTLGGPVYWPGKFNSNKDKLFLFGDYSGVRESTPLNPQIVTVPTALMRQGNFSELLGTGATQAPSVCGIPGVKTVVVNGGIYDPTTCQQFAGNIIPAGRRNTAAVNYLNAYPLPNIPGTTNGAQNNYRTIRVDTRHTNTIDGRLDYNIGNNDRFFARFSYDNSNFSRTSEFPALPAGFASGANYVHARGYALGETHTFGPNVVNEFRAGYNRYTFANVPVFTNVPISANLGIVNANRNPQLGGGALIGGNGSQLEYTGDYGTYKVPENTYQINDAVTYNFKSHVFKFGGNVIRREVAYFRPIAGKGYFQLSNGDFTGYDPSEVLAGFADNYSIGAQSGFYGTRNYEVGIFGQDDWKVSHRLTLNLGIRWDIITNPFEMHNRQAALNPNSPSNNPTEFIAGQNGIGRSIINNRFNSLAPRIGFAYQLDDKGKTVLRGGYGIFYFLDRGGIDNQLGQQVPFGGSTAYFATKGYRIAFTGQNALNGSLNSTQATNALPLPTTSQLPGANVFAVNLTEKLPTVQQYDLQIQRELTTKLVMTIGYVGNISTHLATGYNYNSKPFSTSATTPTAFPTLGQVVYRLNDGVSHYDSLQAQLNYRASKGLTMTSSYTWAHNIDNSNGYLGFYAVSDLYFYDHRLNKGNSTLDQRHVFVASALYNLPFGRGQRFAGDVSRGVDYVIGGWQFNTIVTAETGTPFSVTFPVYGGGTSIRADLTGVQPIYFHSISGYYLNPAAFSKVAPVGRQGNSGRNQFFGPGIASGDLSLFKTFSITERFKSELRAEIFNLTNTPQFTNPDGNITDGNFGRVTATRQASERQMQMAIRILF, encoded by the coding sequence ATGAAACTAAAGTTCAGGAGCTTTCGCCCTTACTTGCTGGTTGCCCTCTCGGCACTCTTGCCAGGCTTTGCCAATGTTTCGCTGCAGGCGCAGACCGATACCGGCCGTGTGACCGGAGTCGTTGAGGACGCCACCGAGGCCATCATCCCCAGTGCGACCGTCACCGTAGAGAACACACAGACGGCAGCTACGCAAACCACCACGACCGATAGCGGCGGTAACTTCAACTTCTCCGCATTGCCGCGCGGCCTATACAAGATCACTGCCACGATGAGCGGATTCCAGACGACGATCCAAAACTTCGAGCTTCAGGTCTCCCAGACCCAGACCATCACCTTCAAATTGAACATCGGCGGCTCCAGCGAGACCGTCGAAGTCAGCAGTGCCGCACCGATTATCGACCTCGGCACCTCCTCCGTTGGCGAAGTCATCGCCGGCCGGCAGGTGACCGAGCTTCCGCTGAATGGACGTAACTTTACCCAGCTGGCCCTGCTGACTCCCGGCGTCACCCGCGGCAACTACGGCAACAGCGCCTCCGGTGTAAATGGCGACGCCGAAACCTTCCGCAACAGCTCCTCTGGTGGCGGCTCACTCTCCACCAACGGGCTCCGCCCTCAGGCCAACAACTTCCTCCTCGACGGCATCGACAACAACGAAGGCCTCGTTAATACCCTCGAATTCTTCCCCAACGTTGAAGCCACGGAAGAGTTCCGCGTAAACACCAGCACCGCCCCGGCCGAGTTCGGCCGCGCCGGCGGATCCATTGTTCAGACCTCCATCAAGTCTGGCTCGAACGCCTATCACGGATCAGCCTACTGGTTCGCCCGGTCCAGTCTCTTTGACGCCAGCCCCAACTACCAGTTCCTCGGTGCAGCGCCGACGCCCCCGCGTCCCTTCAAGCGCAACACCTTCGGTGGCACGCTTGGAGGTCCGGTGTATTGGCCCGGCAAGTTCAACTCGAACAAGGACAAGCTCTTCCTCTTCGGTGACTACTCCGGCGTGCGCGAAAGCACTCCGCTGAACCCCCAGATCGTCACGGTACCGACAGCACTGATGCGCCAGGGCAACTTCAGCGAACTACTCGGCACTGGTGCAACGCAGGCACCTTCCGTCTGCGGCATCCCAGGCGTGAAGACCGTTGTGGTCAACGGCGGCATCTACGATCCAACCACGTGCCAGCAGTTCGCAGGGAACATCATTCCGGCAGGCCGTCGCAACACAGCCGCCGTGAACTACCTCAACGCCTATCCGCTGCCGAACATTCCCGGTACGACGAACGGCGCCCAGAACAACTACCGCACCATTCGTGTTGACACGCGCCACACCAACACCATCGACGGCCGCCTCGACTACAACATCGGGAACAACGATCGTTTCTTCGCGCGCTTCAGCTATGACAACAGCAACTTTAGCCGCACCTCTGAGTTCCCGGCCCTGCCCGCTGGCTTCGCCTCCGGCGCCAACTACGTGCACGCTCGCGGTTATGCCCTGGGCGAAACCCACACCTTTGGCCCCAACGTCGTCAACGAGTTCCGCGCAGGCTATAACCGCTACACCTTCGCCAACGTGCCTGTCTTCACCAATGTGCCGATCTCGGCCAACCTCGGCATCGTGAACGCCAATCGCAACCCTCAGTTGGGCGGCGGAGCACTCATCGGCGGCAACGGCAGCCAGCTTGAGTACACTGGTGACTACGGCACCTACAAGGTGCCTGAGAACACCTATCAGATCAACGACGCAGTCACCTACAACTTCAAGAGCCATGTCTTTAAGTTCGGAGGCAACGTGATCCGTCGTGAGGTAGCCTACTTCCGTCCTATCGCCGGTAAAGGGTACTTCCAGTTGAGCAATGGCGACTTCACCGGCTACGACCCCTCCGAGGTACTCGCAGGCTTCGCCGACAACTATAGCATCGGGGCGCAGAGTGGCTTCTACGGCACACGCAACTACGAGGTGGGCATCTTCGGACAGGACGACTGGAAGGTCAGCCACCGTCTGACCCTGAACCTCGGCATCCGCTGGGACATCATCACCAATCCCTTTGAGATGCACAACCGGCAGGCCGCCCTTAATCCCAACAGCCCCAGCAACAACCCGACGGAGTTCATCGCCGGACAGAACGGGATAGGACGCTCCATCATCAACAACCGCTTCAACAGCTTGGCCCCGCGTATCGGCTTCGCCTACCAACTCGATGATAAGGGCAAGACCGTGCTACGTGGCGGCTACGGCATCTTCTATTTCCTCGACCGTGGCGGCATCGACAATCAGCTCGGACAGCAGGTGCCCTTTGGCGGCAGCACAGCCTACTTTGCCACAAAAGGCTATCGCATCGCCTTCACCGGCCAGAATGCGCTGAACGGATCGTTGAACAGCACGCAGGCTACCAATGCTTTGCCCCTGCCCACCACCTCGCAGCTCCCCGGGGCCAACGTCTTCGCGGTCAACCTGACGGAGAAGCTCCCCACCGTCCAGCAGTACGACCTTCAGATTCAGCGGGAGCTGACCACGAAGCTGGTAATGACCATCGGGTACGTCGGCAACATCTCCACGCACTTGGCCACGGGCTACAACTACAACAGCAAACCCTTCTCTACGTCGGCCACTACGCCTACGGCATTCCCGACGCTCGGCCAGGTGGTCTACCGTCTGAACGACGGCGTCAGCCACTACGACAGCCTGCAGGCACAGTTGAACTACCGCGCCTCCAAGGGCCTAACGATGACCAGCTCATACACGTGGGCGCACAACATCGACAATAGTAATGGCTACCTCGGCTTCTACGCCGTCAGCGATCTATACTTCTACGATCACCGTCTGAACAAGGGCAACAGCACCCTGGATCAGCGGCACGTCTTCGTTGCCAGCGCGCTGTATAACCTGCCGTTCGGCCGCGGCCAGAGGTTCGCCGGCGACGTAAGCCGCGGCGTCGACTACGTCATCGGCGGATGGCAGTTCAACACCATCGTGACTGCGGAGACGGGTACGCCCTTCAGCGTTACCTTCCCGGTCTACGGTGGCGGCACCAGTATCCGCGCCGACCTCACTGGAGTCCAGCCGATCTACTTCCACAGCATCTCCGGCTACTACCTGAACCCCGCCGCTTTCAGCAAGGTCGCTCCAGTAGGGCGCCAGGGGAACTCGGGACGTAACCAGTTCTTCGGCCCCGGAATAGCCAGCGGCGATCTCTCACTCTTCAAGACATTCAGCATCACCGAGCGTTTCAAGAGCGAGCTGCGTGCCGAGATCTTCAACTTAACCAACACGCCACAGTTCACCAACCCTGACGGCAACATCACGGATGGAAACTTCGGTCGTGTCACTGCAACGCGTCAGGCCTCTGAGCGTCAGATGCAGATGGCCATTCGCATACTCTTCTAA